A segment of the Prochlorococcus marinus CUG1416 genome:
ATATAAGCATGAATCTTAAGAAGGGAACCGTAAGGGGGATGCATCTACAAAACAAGCCTTACGAAGAAATAAAACTCATTAACTGTTTTGCTGGCAGTATTTTTGATGTTGTTGTTGATTTAAGAAAGAATTCACCTTCTTTCCTAGATTGGGTTGGTACTGAATTAAATCCTGAGAATGGAAAAATGATATATGTTCCAAAAGGATGCGCACACGGATATCAATCCTTATCAGATAATTCATTTATTCATTACATGGTAAGTGAATTCTATAATCCAGACTTTGAAAGTGGATTATTTTATAATGATGAAAAAATCGGAATAAAATGGCCTGAACAAATAACTCAAGTATCTGCAAAAGATAAACAATTAAAAAAATTGTCTTTTTAGTATATCTATTAATAAATTAATTCTAGATACAATTAAATGAAACCAATTTATTATGAACAAAGATAATAAATAAAATAGAAGTCAATATCCTCTCGTATCAAATCAGATCTATTTAATATTACGCTCTTAAATCTTCAAAAACTTTATTTATGATCTTAAATATTTTAAATAGGAAAAGTTGAGAAATTCTTACCTCTTTTAACTGGACTATATATTTATTTACCTTTATTATTCTTCGAAAACATTTCAGTTGCCACTGCAATAGGAGTTGGGATGCATTGGTGTCAATATCTAGCAATAATTTGGTCAACATATTTGCGTAAACATAATCTTACAAACAATAACTTAAAAACATCTAAATACTTTTTTTCTAGATTAGGTTTCGTTCTTTTTTATTCATTTCTAATGACTACGTTTGCTTATATTGGAATTAAAGATTTAGGAATTAACCAAAACAATTATTCAATTTTTTATTTAATTCCGATTATTTTCCAGCTTTATCATTTCTACATAGATGGTTTTATTTGGAAATTTTCAGATCCTCATATTAAAACTACTATTAAGCCATATTTATTTTCTAATAAGAGTTAATAATATAATTTGATGTTTAATAATTATTTAAGAGAATTTGAATTTTCTTGCCATGTATTTGATAATATAAATATTTAAATTTTAATAAATTCAGTATTTATGAATAATATAAAAAAAATTTCAATTTATACTTTTTTTTATATTTTAATACCAATATTAGCTGTAGAAATCTTTGCGCAATATAAATTCAACACCGGTTACATCTATGATAATTTTGGATTTAACAAATCTAAGTCAAGATTAAAGATCTTAAAAGCAGGGTTGCATGAACCCAATCTTAATATAATTAATAACTATAAAAAAATATATGGTGATCCCAAAGAACTAAAAAAGACAATTTTCAGAACAGATTCATATGGCACAATTAAGCCATCATCTATAGAAAGAAATAAGACTTTAATAAATTCCTCTATAATATTTTGCGGAGGTTCAACAACTGAGTGCGTTGCTGTGCCAGAAGGTGAAAGAGTTACTGATAAATTTACAAAAAATACAAAAATTCCATCAATTAATGCTGGCATGTCTGGGAAAGGGCTAGAAGGTTGTATAAATACAATCAATTATTTTCTTAATTACGTAGGTAAGCCTAAGGCTATAGTAATTGCTAATAATGCAAATACTCTTCCTCAATTTATTAATAAAGGAAAGACATCTCCTTGGATGTTATTTACAAAAAATCTATTCAAAAAATCATTACCTGGAATATATGATTTTCTTGGGAACTTAAAGCCTTTATTTAATAATAAAAATTCAACCTTAAAGGGAAATGATTTCAGTTCTAATCAATTGGCCTACGAATTAGCTTTATCTGAGGGCTGCTGTTATGGTGCTTCACAAATAAATAGGACAAGTTCTAGCATAAAATTTGAATGGTCAAATAAGGAAAATAAAGAAGGATATTCTAAATTCATTAAGTCCTTAGGATCTAAATTGGATTCAACTTTAAAGCGAGCAAATTATCCAAAATCTAAGGTCTATTTTTTTATCGAGCCAAACTCTTTTTTAAACAAAAATACAGCAGGAGTTTTTGATTTTAGGCAATTCTTATTTGATAAGAATGGCATTAAGTTGAGCGGAAATGAATCAGCTTCAATTATCAAAGAATATGACAATAAATATTCGGAGACTTTAAAGAAAATTGGTTTTAAAATATTACAAATAAATCAGAAAGATTTAAAAGATAATTATTTCTATGATGCTGCGCACCTTACTAGCGATGGCACGTCATTTATTGCAAATTTTTATTCCCAATATTTCATTAATAATTAGTTAAAAGCTTAAAAAGAATTTAAATTTTAAGAAATTTTTTAATTAAATTTTTTAATTAAATTTTTTGATAAAAATTTTTAAGTTTACCTAATAATTTAGTATTTTTGATTAAATTTGATAAAACAATATCCCTAGCTCTAATTTTTAAATCTGATTTTAATAGAGTTAATTTACTATCATAAGAGTTTCTATATGCCCATAAAAATTGTTTTAATTCTTGAGCATCATTAATGCGTACATTATCAACATATTTTGATGGAATTTTAAGAGTATTTCTAAAATTTAGAGTTTTTTTATTTGTTATTATTATTTTGGCAAAGTTTCCTATAAGCAAATCATCAAAGATGTTCGATCTAATTGCTCTTAAAAGACTTTTTCTAGGAGCATTAAGTATAAAATTATATTTTTGATAAGCCTTAATATTGAATCTATCTGAAGATATTATTTTCTTACCAACTTTTATGGAGAATCCATTTTTATTTATTTCTTCAATTTTATTTAGATAATTGATTACAACTTTTTCTTCCATAAAAGAAAGTTCTTCA
Coding sequences within it:
- the rfbC gene encoding dTDP-4-dehydrorhamnose 3,5-epimerase; its protein translation is MEFKKTNIIDCWIIEQEKKSDERGFFSRSFCTREFKKMGLNTEYKQSNISMNLKKGTVRGMHLQNKPYEEIKLINCFAGSIFDVVVDLRKNSPSFLDWVGTELNPENGKMIYVPKGCAHGYQSLSDNSFIHYMVSEFYNPDFESGLFYNDEKIGIKWPEQITQVSAKDKQLKKLSF